A region from the Fusarium musae strain F31 chromosome 1, whole genome shotgun sequence genome encodes:
- a CDS encoding hypothetical protein (EggNog:ENOG41), with amino-acid sequence MAALGEDLLTTVNKLQDLVFNTIGSDSLDLPQIVVVGSQSAGKSSVLENIVGRDFLPRGAGICTRRPLILQLINVTEDENAPDPASDPYRSPGAARRSEWAEFHHIPNRRFNDFGDVKREIENETSRVAGNNKGINRQPINLKIYSPHVLNLTLVDLPGLTKVPIGDQPTDIEKQTRNLISEYIAKPNSIILAVSPANVDIVNSEALKLARHVDPLGRRTIGVLTKVDLMDHGTNALDILSGRVYPLKLGFIGVVNRSQQDIQGNKPMEDALQAEADFFKHHPAYRNISIRCGTHYLAKTLNTTLMGHIRERLPDIKARLNTLMGQTQQELASYGDMHFSGKEHRGSLILQQMTRFANSFISSIDGTSTEISTKELCGGARIYYIFNSVFGSALDTIDPTSNLSALDIRTAIRNSTGPRPSLFVPEMAFDLLVKPQIKLLEIPSQRCVELVYEELIKICHTCGSTELSRYPRLQAKLIETVSDLLRERLGPASSYVESLISIQRAYINTNHPNFLGAAAAMSNVVSAKQERERKRLIQEERERREKRRLQELEADGDGPENEDGVSGPSDKLEKTKSGRAKATKPPRSISPSLSVRENGTSSLAATMNATHLNGTLRSASPARLNQQGLGGARDSFLNYFFGKDGQTIGGPLPSPGAMPNMPNGRHISQNSETSFPIVRREREFARPSTATTMAPEDDLYDRTGKNYGLASQMGESAEPAMTDREAMETELIRALISSYFNIVRESIADQVPKAVMHLLVNHCKDVVQNRLVSELYKESLFEELLYEDDGVKKEREKCERLLQTYREAAKIIGEVL; translated from the exons atggctgctcttGGCGAGGATCTGCTCACCACAGTCAACAAGCTGCAAGACTTGGTTTTCAATACCATTGGCAGTGACTCTTTGGATCTCCCTCAGATT GTTGTTGTCGGTTCCCAATCTGCAGGCAAATCATCTGTCCTTGAGAATATCGTCGGCCGAGATTTTCTACCGCGCGGAGCCGGCATCTGCACTCGTCGTCCCCTGATccttcagctcatcaacgTTACCGAAGATGAAAACGCTCCCGACCCTGCAAGCGATCCTTATCGATCCCCCGGTGCTGCTCGCCGTTCCGAGTGGGCAGAGTTCCACCACATCCCCAACCGGAGGTTCAACGATTTTGGCGATGTAAAGCGCGAGATTGAGAACGAGACATCCCGAGTTGCCGGCAACAACAAGGGTATCAACCGACAACCtatcaacctcaagatctACTCTCCTCATGTCCTTAACTTGACTCTGGTAGATCTGCCTGGACTGACCAAG GTCCCCATTGGCGACCAGCCTACCGATATCGAGAAGCAGACTCGAAACCTCATTTCAGAATATATTGCCAAGCCTAACAGTATTATCCTCGCCGTGTCTCCCGCCAACGTCGACATCGTTAACTCGGAAGCCCTTAAACTCGCCCGCCATGTTGACCCCCTTGGCCGAAGGACTATTGGTGTCTTGACAAAGGTCGACCTCATGGATCATGGCACAAACGCTCTAGATATTCTTTCGGGCCGCGTCTATCCTCTAaagcttggcttcatcggCGTGGTCAATCGATCGCAGCAGGATATTCAAGGAAACAAGCCTATGGAGGATGCTCTCCAGGCCGAGGCTGACTTTTTCAAGCACCATCCTGCCTATCGTAACATCTCCATTCGCTGTGGCACTCACTACCTGGCTAAGACCCTCAACACTACGCTAATGGGTCATATCCGTGAGCGTTTGCCCGACATCAAAGCCCGACTCAACACTCTTATGGGGCAGACGCAACAGGAGTTGGCCAGTTATGGTGACATGCATTTCAGTGGAAAGGAGCACCGTGGCTCTCTCATCCTTCAGCAAATGACGCGCTTCGCCAACTCTTTCATTTCTTCCATTGACGGTACCTCGACCGAGATTTCCACCAAGGAGTTATGTGGCGGCGCTCGTATTTACTACATTTTCAATTCGGTCTTCGGCAGCGCACTTGACACCATCGACCCTACATCCAACCTCTCCGCCCTTGATATCCGGACCGCTATTCGAAACTCCACTGGACCCCGACCCAGTCTTTTTGTGCCGGAAATGGCTTTCGATCTTCTGGTCAAGCCCCAGATCAAGCTTCTGGAAATTCCTAGTCAACGTTGTGTTGAACTTGTGTACGAAGAGCTGATCAAGATTTGCCACACTTGTGGCTCCACTGAGCTTTCACGATACCCCAGACTTCAGGCCAAGCTCATTGAGACGGTCTCAGACTTGCTCCGTGAGCGTCTTGGTCCTGCTTCATCATATGTCGAATCACTCATCTCTATCCAGCGCGCCTATATCAATACTAATCACCCTAACTTCCTCGGCGCAGCTGCCGCCATGAGTAACGTAGTCAGCGCAAAGCAGGAGCgagaaaggaaaaggctgaTCCAGGAGGAGCGCGAGCGCAGAGAAAAGCGGCGTCTgcaggagcttgaggctgaCGGTGATGGCCCTGAAAATGAGGACGGTGTCAGTGGCCCTTCTGATaagcttgagaagaccaagtcAGGAAGAGCAAAGGCCACGAAGCCTCCTCGAAGCATATCGCCTTCTCTTTCAGTCCGAGAGAACGGAACCTCCAGCCTTGCTGCCACTATGAACGCGACGCATTTAAATGGCACTCTTCGTTCAGCTTCACCTGCTCGACTCAACCAACAGGGACTCGGAGGTGCCCGAGATTCCTTCTTGAACTACTTTTTCGGCAAGGATGGCCAGACCATCGGCGGTCCGCTTCCAAGCCCTGGCGCCATGCCCAATATGCCCAACGGACGACATATCAGCCAAAACTCGGAGACTAGCTTCCCTATTGTGCGCCGGGAGAGGGAGTTTGCCCGGCCATCTACAGCGACAACAATGGCCCCCGAGGATGACTTGTACGATAGAACAGGGAAGAACTACGGCTTGGCATCCCAAATG GGTGAATCCGCGGAGCCAGCTATGACAGATCGCGAGGCCATGGAGACGGAGCTTATCCGAGCTCTAATCTCTTCCTACTTCAACATTGTTCGCGAGTCCATTGCCGACCAGGTCCCTAAAGCTGTCATGCACCTCCTCGTTAACCACTGTAAGGACGTCGTTCAGAACCGCCTTGTTAGCGAGCTCTACAAGGAATCTCTCTTTGAGGAGCTCCTTTACGAGGATGATGGCGTCAAGAAGGAGCGCGAGAAGTGCGAGCGCCTGCTTCAAACCTATCGTGAGGCCGCTAAGATCATTGGTGAGGTGTTGTAG
- a CDS encoding hypothetical protein (EggNog:ENOG41), with protein sequence MAPVEAEKFLSYEAGPEVEEFANALDDCLSPPLSNEERRERILGLPRKYYENALRRLAQVRPRMMRNGQDDVDMDVDDDVANSNPASAELVKRLEREAQTWDLLRRLLPLRYASSDDGQSASRAEQSSVGSGSLFKSFLASDSSARERQAVIQWLQSNASSGPDINELAHELQQNADRGDIIAHGWLHTRSSIKLRKSVTAWPHLLDRQSPAIATSFHTSDGSPLVTQLDPDAATRQGRKLEPQDEYFERAIWLGCWEHLRRGSSLDTIREWCQERTEMWRAISTSAILLSADDSQEVTDTKPASLALWRRMCFSLSRSGGCDDYERAVYGVLSGDIPSVEKVALNWDDFLFANYNALLRTQLDNYILGQCPVDVASNLTQSFPSFDAIQFHGEPSTVDMRLIRALEANPQIKDEANEPNKALQASLISKEIGQYLYQQGLIISSDANHNESALYRSEPSKLEVNKERFFQSTQHYGLRIVAHIYVLINLLDKLNLKGDSLAPAFSPPETRRSQQNLIAGYANYLRLAEFHELIPLYCSILEPPRSYEVLSYNLIPENEASRRLLQLRLIRKAGIDVLEFVKTQAWLLFDNLGPAQHGCPAKEGFSIIEPGPPTSRSGRPVRPDFFGDDERFVDQAHENLIRSLEWLVLVQETWPNVLSMGTKIYKFFLRNMHLSAARQLMKRVPFSEVLHAATEENADEMELYEDIPEFWARQLDRRGIRDVTPQQALSDARNFRELENLVRALDSLETVASLAELKNEYADRNRKRWSMILTRDRDQKRSREFWNAIGDEVKNTKENMQPLLKNWLLVGIEEGDQELRDLRQAYLPETVLAYVGTLHFAGTGLSRDNLLECMELASIIAERDSDLSVAFLEAGRMKELVEVFAASSKALAISTGEKRTASTGSKKLREMGWSRDLWSVRP encoded by the exons ATGGCACCTGTCGAGGCAGAGAAATTTCTATCTTATGAAGCCGGGCCCGAGGTCGAAGAGTTCGCCAACGCGCTCGACGACTGTCTCTCCCCTCCTCTCTCAAACGAAGAACGACGAGAACGAATACTAGGCCTACCTAGAAAATACTACGAGAATGCCCTTCGACGCCTAGCACAGGTTCGACCGCGTATGATGCGCAACGGTCAAGACGATGTCGACATGGATGTAGACGATGATGTTGCTAATAGCAACCCTGCCTCAGCAGAGCTTGTCAAACGTCTCGAGAGGGAAGCGCAGACATGGGATCTATTGCGCAGGCTTCTTCCACTGAGATATGCTAGTTCTGATGACGGGCAGAGCGCTTCCAGAGCCGAACAGAGCTCCGTGGGTTCAGGAAGCTTGTTTAAGAGTTTCCTTGCTAGTGATTCCTCGGCGCGCGAACGACAAGCAGTCATACAATGGCTCCAGAGCAATGCTTCTTCGGGACCGGATATCAACGAGCTTGCGCATGAACTCCAGCAAAATGCCGACCGTGGAGATATCATCGCTCACGGCTGGCTTCACACTCGCTCTTCAATCAAGCTTAGGAAGAGCGTAACAGCCTGGCCCCATCTACTGGATCGCCAGTCACCAGCTATCGCGACCTCATTTCACACCTCAGATGGCTCACCTCTGGTGACACAGCTGGACCCAGACGCTGCGACTCGCCAGGGGCGAAAACTTGAACCGCAAGATGAGTATTTTGAGCGTGCCATTTGGTTAGGTTGCTGGGAACATCTTCGCCGAGGATCAAGCTTGGACACTATCCGTGAATGGTGCCAAGAACGAACCGAAATGTGGCGGGCTATCTCGACCTCTGCGATACTTCTTTCAGCCGATGACAGCCAGGAAGTGACCGATACTAAACCAGCATCACTCGCTCTCTGGCGACGAATGTGCTTCAGCTTGTCTCGATCTGGTGGCTGTGATGACTATGAGCGTGCGGTATATGGTGTCCTATCAGGAGACATCCCGAGCGTCGAGAAAGTTGCCCTGAACTGGGATGATTTTCTTTTCGCGAACTACAATGCATTGCTACGCACACAGCTTGACAACTACATACTTGGACAATGCCCAGTCGACGTTGCTTCAAACCTCACACAATCCTTTCCTTCATTTGACGCTATTCAATTTCACGGGGAGCCAAGTACAGTTGACATGCGTCTAATTCGAGCTCTTGAAGCCAACCCCCAGATCAAAGACGAAGCGAACGAACCCAATAAAGCGTTGCAGGCATCATTAATTTCCAAGGAAATTGGTCAATATCTTTATCAGCAGGGCTTGATCATTTCTTCTGACGCAAATCACAACGAGTCAGCACTGTACAGATCAGAGCCTAGTAAGCTTGAGGTAAACAAGGAGAGGTTCTTTCAGTCTACGCAGCACTATGGTCTGCGGATCGTCGCACATATCTAcgtcctcatcaacctcttggATAAGCTGAACTTGAAGGGCGATTCTCTAGCCCCTgccttttctcctcctgAAACGAGACGTTCCCAACAGAACCTCATTGCCGGGTACGCGAATTATCTTCGCCTTGCTGAGTTTCATGAATTAATACCTCTTTACTGTTCGATTTTGGAACCCCCACGGTCATATGAGGTGCTTAGCTACAACCTCATTCCCGAAAATGAGGCGAGCCGACGTTTACTACAGTTGAGACTTATTAGGAAAGCTGGTATCGACGTGCTGGAGTTTGTCAAGACTCAGGCATGGCTTTTGTTCGATAATTTGGGTCCGGCGCAGCATGGATGTCCTGCCAAGGAAGGATTTAGCATCATTGAGCCTGGCCCACCTACTTCACGCAGCGGTCGCCCTGTGAGACCCGAtttctttggcgatgatgaaagaTTCGTTGATCAGGCACATGAGAACCTCATCCGATCACTAGAGTGGCTGGTACTAGTGCAAGAGACATGGCCCAACGTGTTGTCTATGGGGACCAAGATCTACAAATTCTTTTTGC GCAATATGCACCTCAGCGCTGCTCGTCAGCTGATGAAGCGAGTTCCATTCTCAGAGGTCCTTCATGCAGCTACGGAAGAAAATGCCGACGAGATGGAGTTATACGAAGACATTCCCGAGTTTTGGGCGAGGCAACTTGATCGGAGAGGTATTCGGGACGTGACACCACAACAAGCACTTTCAGATGCCCGAAATTTCCGTGAATTGGAGAATCTAGTGCGAGCCCTGGATAGCTTGGAGACGGTCGCGTCGCTAGCCGAGCTTAAAAATGAGTACGCCGACCGAAATAGAAAACGCTGGAGCATGATATTAACGAGAGACAGGGACCAAAAGAGAAGCCGGGAGTTCTGGAACGCTATTGGTGACGAAGTCAAGAACACAAAAGAAAACATGCAgcctcttctcaagaactgGCTCCTGGTGGGCATTGAGG AAGGCGATCAAGAACTACGAGATCTCCGTCAAGCTTATCTCCCCGAAACAGTTCTAGCATATGTTGGCACGCTGCACTTTGCTGGAACTGGCTTGTCTCGAGACAACCTCTTGGAGTGTATGGAGCTTGCTTCCATCATTGCAGAGCGCGATTCGGATCTGTCGGTTGCATTCTTAGAAGCTGGAAGAATGAAGGAGCTGGTGGAGGTCTTTGCTGCCAGCAGCAAGGCATTGGCCATCAGCACTGGTGAAAAGAGAACGGCGAGCACTGGCAGCAAGAAGCTGCGAGAGATGGGTTGGTCCCGGGATCTGTGGTCTGTCAGGCCATAA
- a CDS encoding hypothetical protein (EggNog:ENOG41), which yields MSTIKEINSIPEWEQLLSSVPSTTLVIASFHAPWAAPCAQMATVLSTLASEYPVTEPPTTKWVSINAEDLSDLSETYDVTAVPFLVLLRNGQVVETVSGSSAVKVRTAIETQAKQSGQNSEESAQNGIDTNDAEAEEQDPEKKKEELFKRLGDLVKAAPVMLFMKGTPSSPQCGFSRQLVGLLRDNSVKYGFFNILADDEVRQGLKEFADWPTYPQLWIDGELVGGLDIVKEEMANDAEFLTKYSVSAPAAV from the exons ATGTCTACCATCAAGGAAATCAACAGTATCCCCGAGTGGGAGCAGCTGCTCAGTTCTGTCCCTTCCACTACCCTCGTCATCGCATCGTTCCATGCGCCGTGGGCCGCACCATGCGCGCAAATGGCCACCGTCCTGTCGACCCTCGCTTCCGAATATCCAGTCACCGAACCTCCTACCACAAAGTGGGTTTCCATTAACGCAGAGGATCTGAGCGACCTCAGCGAGACGTACGATGTCACTGCAGTCCCTTTTCTTGTCCTTTTGAGGAACGGCCAAGTTGTCGAGACTGTGAGTGGCAGTAGCGCCGTAAAGGTGCGCACGGCGATCGAGACACAGGCAAAGCAATCTGGTCAGAATTCAGAGGAAAGCGCACAGAACGGTATCGATACCAACGATGCCGAAGCCGAGGAGCAAGatcccgagaagaagaaggaggagcttTTCAAGCGTCTTGGGGACCTCGTAAAGGCTGCACCCGTCATGCTCTTTATGAAAGGTACACCCAGCTCTCCTCAATGCGGCTTCTCCAGACAATTGGTTGGGCTACTGCGCGACAACTCGGTCAAGTATGgtttcttcaacatcctcgcCGACGACGAAGTTAGACAAGGTCTCAAGGAATTTGCGGATTGGCCAACATACCCGCAGCTCTGGATCGATGGTGAGCTCGTTGGTGGACTGGATATT GTCAAGGAGGAAATGGCCAACGACGCCGAGTTCCTTACCAAGTACAGCGTCAGTGCTCCCGCAGCTGTATGA
- a CDS encoding hypothetical protein (EggNog:ENOG41), whose amino-acid sequence MPGTARTMEPKRKVTPPSPSYMTDEQFGLRSNRVARPGGARPQPAGARPVPSRSSLHRHSTGRFTHDLASPAESAPPILDRKDSKSPSVAGGSLASRYSTISRKSPDYYPTSATNPLRPSDVVPSATYMERGQRWMEKEEASSLRDAMEEMDIRKSTKSPVQETPEDDTRLYNAALDEAAELVWQHQHGTPSPRPEGPYRYKPHLRKNSYAHARTASVGGTRSCSGSSSDGEGVERESRPELEQRQPSIQPDHKHKTYGSIGRSGKAPEQRRQGSLKRNISGEVGRPFSGDQIWEEPEVSTSDNMSFSGRASPEKLGNRAQAATNRVRFDPTREKEEKAKPLERVEIHRNPPTRSRNPLYTRNLSNDGSVSVDDKVERKNGMEVRSQDIRAATSMRLKDRSPNLPEPTAVSDSPGRPIVSFDANWKAPDESTDTTPDRSLPATPSRSSSSFAQPEKPMAVPSIVVAEESSPMPRAPTGTKIPSICIDETSHNPRGSVPSISVPDIAINEAPGKGGSIPAIIAPDDKRNLTSRPLPDPDVRGAPRSAQKPRGHWSPAPGSNRRAVTICHECGMPIEGRFVALAGSNERFHPQCFSCYTCGTNLQAMEISHEPDHLRQERLDRIRRRAAGEMLEEEPGKTMSEDGDERLRFFCHLDWHELFAPRCKHCQTPILGEHIVALGAHWHYGHFFCAECGDPFDHGMTHIEKDGYAWCINCQTKRTERRAPKCRKCRTAVIGQYIQALGGEWHEHCFRCAECQGGFDDGQIFTKHVPEGTIVLCTGCRAMELKA is encoded by the exons ATGCCAGGCACAGCAAGGACGATGGAGCCGAAGCGCAAGGTGACTCCTCCGTCACCTTCTTACATGACAGACGAGCAGTTCG GTCTTCGGTCAAACCGAGTCGCCAGGCCTGGAGGTGCAAGACCTCAACCAGCCGGTGCTCGTCCAGTTCCTAGCCGCTCGAGTTTGCACCGACATAGTACGGGCCGATTCACGCATGATCTTGCTTCTCCTGCCGAGAGCGCACCACCTATTCTCGACCGTAAGGACTCGAAAAGTCCTAGTGTTGCTGGTGGCAGTCTTGCCTCTAGATACTCTACCATCAGCAGAAAAAGCCCAGATTACTATCCAACTTCAGCTACAAACCCTTTGAGGCCATCCGACGTTGTTCCCTCAGCCACATACATGGAACGAGGTCAAAGATGgatggagaaggaagaggcaaGCTCATTGCGCGACGCaatggaggagatggacaTAAGGAAGAGTACAAAATCGCCTGTTCAGGAGACACCTGAGGATGATACTCGTCTATATAATGCTGCTCTCGATGAAGCTGCTGAGCTTGTCTGGCAACATCAGCATGGGACGCCTTCTCCCCGTCCCGAAGGGCCCTACCGCTATAAGCCACATCTCAGAAAGAATAGCTACGCCCATGCTCGTACTGCTAGTGTCGGTGGTACGCGATCATGCTCAGGCAGTTCTTCGGATGGTGAAGGCGTCGAACGTGAAAGCCGACCTGAGTTAGAGCAGAGGCAGCCAAGCATACAGCCAGATCACAAACACAAGACATACGGCAGTATTGGTCGTTCAGGCAAGGCTCCAGAGCAGAGACGCCAGGGAAGTCTGAAAAGAAACATTAGCGGGGAAGTAGGGCGTCCCTTTTCTGGAGATCAGATTTGGGAAGAGCCTGAAGTCTCAACTTCTGATAACATGAGCTTTTCTGGTCGTGCATCACccgagaagcttggcaacCGAGCTCAGGCGGCCACAAACCGAGTCCGCTTTGATCCAACCcgggaaaaagaagaaaaggccaagCCCCTTGAGCGAGTTGAAATACACCGCAATCCTCCCACACGCTCTCGCAATCCTCTCTATACAAGAAACCTCTCCAACGACGGCTCCGTCTCTGTCGATGACAAGGTAGAGAGAAAGAACGGCATGGAAGTTCGGAGTCAGGACATTCGCGCGGCCACGAGCATGCGCTTGAAAGATCGCAGCCCAAACCTCCCGGAACCCACAGCCGTCAGTGACAGTCCGGGACGGCCCATTGTAAGCTTCGACGCCAACTGGAAAGCCCCGGACGAGTCCACTGATACCACCCCAGACCGGTCGCTTCCGGCAACCCCCAGcaggtcctcctcctccttcgccCAGCCGGAGAAACCCATGGCGGTACCTAGTATCGTTGTGGCGGAGGAAAGTTCGCCGATGCCCAGGGCGCCAACGGGAACGAAAATCCCGTCGATCTGCATAGACGAGACATCCCATAACCCTAGAGGCTCCGTACCATCGATCAGCGTCCCCGATATTGCTATCAATGAGGCTCCGGGTAAGGGAGGCAGCATTCCTGCAATCATAGCCCCTGACGACAAAAGGAATTTAACCTCCCGTCCGCTACCTGATCCCGATGTTAGGGGAGCACCCCGTTCTGCTCAAAAGCCTCGTGGCCATTGGTCCCCAGCCCCTGGCAGCAATAGGCGAGCCGTCACGATTTGCCATGAATGTGGCATGCCCATTGAAGGGCGTTTTGTGGCCCTGGCGGGAAGCAATGAACGATTCCATCCGCAGTGTTTCAGCTGCTATACTTGTGGTACTAACCTACAGGCGATGGAAATTAGCCATGAGCCTGATCATCTTCGTCAGGAGCGGCTTGATCGCATCAGACGTCGCGCGGCTGGCGAGATGCTCGAAGAGGAGCCGGGCAAAACGATGTCCGAAGACGGAGATGAGCGTCTGCGATTCTTTTGTCACCTCGATTGGCATGAGCTGTTTGCGCCGCGTTGCAAGCACTGCCAGACCCCTATTCTCGGTGAACACATAGTAGCTCTTGGAGCTCACTGGCACTATGGACACTTCTTCTGTGCCGAATGTGGTGACCCATTCGACCACGGCATGACACATATCGAGAAGGATGGCTATGCGTGGTGTATCAACTGCCAGACGAAGCGCACCGAACGACGAGCTCCGAAGTGCAGGAAATGCCGTACAGCTGTCATCGGACAGTATATCCAAGCGCTAGGCGGAGAGTGGCATGAGCATTGCTTCCGATGCGCCGAGTGTCAGGGCGGTTTCGACGATGGCCAAATCTTCACTAAGCATGTGCCCGAAGGCACTATCGTGCTCTGTACTGGATGCCGAGCTATGGAACTCAAAGcgtaa